Proteins encoded within one genomic window of uncultured Draconibacterium sp.:
- a CDS encoding M1 family metallopeptidase, with translation MNITKFCCLLLFLSSVVLSSAQNHQSRFEKIDVQHYKFEIHLNDTTNQIEGVTTITIKFLQAANDVTFDLVENSGDNGMLVHSVKMDGYGLNYIQGHNKLEILLNEQAEAGNIIDFTIAYSGIPADGLIISENRYGDRTFFGDNWPNRAQNWLPCVDHPSDKATLEFLVYAPAHYEVISNGSLVEKKQLENSMEFTHWKEDVPLSTKLMVIGAADFAVGNEQDFQGIPVSSWVFEENKTKGFENYQYGTKALKYYSELIGPYSYEKLAHVQSKTRYGGMENASCIFYFENSAISDRIPEQLFAHEVAHQWFGNSVTEQNWHHVWLSEGFATYLTHLYVQNFYGDEQFKEGLKHDKERVIAFSKQKYAPVIDTTVQEYTRLLNANSYEKAGWFLHMLRNKLGDDTFFKGLQKYYHDYRNKTALTKNFKSVMESVSGKDLDRFFNQWLWSAGHPVIKVSWGTEITGKQIDNQQIFVQQRGKQLFSFPLEMNILYEDGSVDLVTVMVDKTKGTQQFQAKTTSGIKDISIDPNVKLLYELAQ, from the coding sequence ATGAATATCACAAAATTTTGCTGCCTGCTGCTATTTTTAAGCAGCGTCGTTTTATCATCTGCCCAAAACCATCAATCGCGTTTTGAAAAAATTGATGTACAACACTACAAGTTTGAAATCCATTTAAATGATACCACAAACCAGATTGAAGGTGTTACTACAATTACAATAAAATTTCTGCAAGCCGCTAATGATGTCACGTTCGATTTAGTTGAAAACTCCGGCGACAACGGAATGCTGGTTCATTCAGTAAAAATGGATGGTTATGGACTGAACTATATTCAAGGACACAATAAACTTGAAATTCTCTTGAACGAACAGGCGGAAGCTGGGAATATAATTGATTTCACGATTGCCTATTCCGGCATTCCTGCCGATGGTTTGATAATATCAGAGAATCGCTACGGAGATCGTACATTTTTTGGCGATAACTGGCCCAACCGCGCACAAAACTGGCTTCCATGTGTCGATCATCCTTCTGATAAAGCAACTTTAGAATTCCTGGTTTATGCTCCGGCGCATTACGAGGTTATTTCAAATGGTTCGCTTGTGGAGAAAAAACAACTTGAAAATTCAATGGAATTCACCCATTGGAAAGAGGATGTTCCACTGTCTACAAAACTAATGGTAATTGGCGCGGCAGATTTTGCCGTTGGAAACGAGCAAGATTTTCAGGGTATTCCTGTCAGTTCGTGGGTATTTGAAGAGAACAAAACAAAAGGATTTGAGAATTACCAATACGGCACAAAAGCACTTAAATACTATTCGGAACTAATTGGCCCCTACTCTTATGAAAAACTGGCTCATGTACAATCGAAAACACGTTACGGCGGGATGGAAAATGCGAGCTGCATATTTTATTTCGAGAATTCAGCCATTAGCGATCGCATCCCGGAACAGCTGTTTGCACACGAAGTGGCTCACCAGTGGTTTGGAAATTCTGTTACCGAACAAAACTGGCATCACGTATGGCTAAGCGAAGGATTTGCGACATACCTTACTCACCTTTATGTGCAGAACTTTTATGGCGACGAACAATTTAAAGAAGGACTAAAACACGATAAAGAGCGGGTAATTGCTTTCTCTAAGCAAAAGTACGCCCCGGTAATCGATACAACGGTACAGGAATATACCAGGCTATTAAATGCCAATTCGTATGAAAAAGCGGGCTGGTTTTTACACATGCTAAGAAATAAATTAGGCGACGATACTTTCTTTAAAGGATTACAGAAATACTATCACGATTACAGGAACAAAACCGCTCTGACAAAAAATTTTAAATCAGTGATGGAATCTGTTTCTGGTAAAGATCTTGATCGTTTTTTTAATCAGTGGTTGTGGAGTGCCGGACATCCGGTTATCAAAGTTTCGTGGGGAACAGAAATCACCGGAAAACAAATCGACAATCAACAAATTTTTGTTCAACAAAGAGGAAAACAACTTTTTAGTTTTCCGCTGGAAATGAATATTCTTTACGAGGATGGATCTGTGGATCTTGTTACAGTAATGGTTGACAAAACAAAAGGAACACAACAATTTCAGGCAAAAACGACTTCTGGCATTAAAGATATTTCCATTGATCCAAATGTGAAATTGCTATACGAACTGGCACAGTAA
- a CDS encoding HAMP domain-containing sensor histidine kinase translates to MKISLHNIAIIIIIVMVGVFLYQLYWLNGLYETTSQQFDKDIYNAMDIADQYELAMRSDFIERDSSVAQSLAMNVGVRDDSTGQNVYYTYDQIDNDTISQANTQEAGFNDFGEEANTTEKLAAYIKKTMHYGYDKYINININAFDSVLNSQLTEVNINQPYQIFVVQTHNDSICISGNNNQSFSIKKARQYDFYYDYKGAHSYRVFIKNPTSYLLKQMAGLFLTSVVIFIFLVITFFYLLRTIRNLQTEEELKTNFTNNMTHELKTPIAVSYAAIDALLVADQPASKERRNKYLNIAKEQMEQLTGLVEQILSMSRKNSKNVELKIETIDLPQIISNLSEKLLLVSGKEVKIETHLNTDKIKADKLHLTNILNNLMENGIKYSGNEVHLKVSSYSEERNVFVSVEDNGIGIDSKYLNRLFDKFYRVPTGNRHDVKGFGLGLFYVKEMIEKHGGSIHVKSQPDRGSVFTLEIPQEWIK, encoded by the coding sequence ATGAAAATCTCGTTACACAATATTGCAATCATAATCATTATTGTAATGGTTGGGGTGTTTTTGTACCAGCTTTACTGGCTAAATGGTTTGTACGAAACAACCTCACAACAGTTTGATAAAGACATTTATAATGCTATGGATATTGCCGATCAGTACGAACTGGCAATGCGCAGCGACTTTATAGAAAGAGATTCATCTGTAGCACAATCGTTAGCAATGAATGTTGGAGTAAGAGATGATTCTACTGGGCAAAATGTTTATTATACTTATGATCAAATAGATAACGACACCATAAGCCAGGCAAACACACAAGAGGCTGGTTTTAACGATTTTGGCGAAGAGGCAAATACAACTGAAAAATTGGCTGCATATATAAAAAAAACGATGCATTATGGATACGATAAGTATATAAATATTAATATAAATGCTTTTGATAGTGTTTTAAACAGTCAATTAACAGAAGTAAATATTAATCAGCCTTACCAAATTTTCGTGGTACAAACACACAATGACTCTATTTGCATTTCAGGAAATAACAATCAATCATTCAGTATAAAAAAAGCCAGGCAATACGATTTCTATTATGATTATAAAGGTGCCCACTCCTACCGGGTATTTATAAAAAATCCTACCAGCTACCTGTTAAAACAAATGGCGGGGTTATTTCTTACTTCGGTAGTAATTTTCATTTTTTTGGTTATTACTTTCTTTTATTTGTTACGAACTATCCGAAATTTACAAACCGAAGAAGAATTAAAAACCAATTTCACCAACAACATGACGCACGAACTTAAAACCCCGATTGCTGTGTCGTATGCAGCAATCGATGCTTTGTTAGTAGCCGATCAGCCGGCAAGCAAAGAACGCCGGAATAAATACCTGAATATTGCTAAAGAACAAATGGAACAGCTTACAGGATTGGTAGAACAAATTTTATCAATGTCGCGAAAAAACAGTAAAAATGTGGAGCTGAAGATTGAAACAATCGACCTTCCGCAAATTATTTCCAACCTTTCAGAAAAGTTACTTCTTGTTTCCGGGAAAGAAGTAAAGATTGAAACACATTTAAATACAGATAAAATAAAGGCTGACAAATTACATTTAACTAATATCCTTAATAATTTAATGGAAAATGGTATTAAATATTCAGGAAACGAAGTGCATTTAAAGGTGTCTTCTTATTCCGAAGAAAGAAATGTATTTGTTTCGGTTGAAGATAACGGTATTGGAATTGATTCAAAATACTTAAATCGTCTTTTTGATAAATTTTACCGTGTCCCAACGGGAAACCGTCATGATGTAAAAGGCTTTGGACTTGGATTGTTTTATGTGAAAGAAATGATTGAAAAACACGGAGGTAGCATTCATGTAAAAAGCCAGCCAGACAGAGGATCGGTTTTTACGCTTGAAATTCCACAAGAATGGATAAAATAA
- a CDS encoding outer membrane beta-barrel protein, whose translation MKTITKSLQKTFLFLFLGILTNTLGAQTYSISGSLVDENDSIIPVASVILTNQADSSFVEGTISNMDGNFVLNDVKDGDYLLHVQHLLYDKKDVAVTLNTDIQLGNIILAEKENNLDEISVKAIRPVVKMENSTLSYDVSAVSEKFVRDNAYEVLGDVPGIMLKEESIQLVGAGTLNIAINGKPTTMSMDQVLNMLKAMPNTNVEKVEVMYAPPAKYNVKGALINIILTRAKKNQLNGSVNVGVRQRRNSSALGGVNLQYAKNKWDINLLYSYDYDQMTQKDFFDINHTFQDTLYLIEQDMKVPNKTKEHQAQVSTGYQIDSVQTLSFSYSGNFSDENGGPNKTYTTFSSVKGVSSELDTSFSESTETLHNLKLDYNLENNLNIGADYTYYNSPSSTEYISIIDEESVEYKTNSSQTVNRWMLYANHSFSLWNSDFTYGANYSYSGNTNHYNYYDIVNGSYQKDASQSTNNDYNEAATSGFVSLAKQFNPHWSFDFTLKGEFDRMQKELENTKTDVWNTFYWYPVLNASFMPGNEYKHIFQLAVKSFATYPSYWEISPATWYTNQYMIVKGNPELKPSQTYTSNLTYIFKQKYVMMLSYKYVNDQMSQIPFASSESFNTITRFENIDFDKNLTVAFVLPFNIGQYINVNPTAMYLHQHLKNSSPQEQSFDKTSNLFVLQCNTAVSLWEKHGLKASISGHYYGRGIQGIYDFEPSYLVDCGISCNMLKNKAILSLKANDIFNSSIPKLNINNNNQKSYYDLDQDTRMFTLTFRYNFGKAIKNKKIDVDNSRFKRM comes from the coding sequence ATGAAAACAATTACCAAAAGCTTACAGAAAACCTTTTTATTTCTTTTTTTAGGAATACTTACAAATACACTTGGAGCCCAAACCTATTCAATATCGGGCAGTTTAGTTGATGAAAATGATTCGATTATTCCGGTTGCCTCGGTCATTTTAACCAATCAGGCAGACTCTTCGTTTGTTGAAGGAACAATCTCGAATATGGATGGCAATTTTGTTTTAAACGATGTTAAAGACGGAGATTATTTATTACATGTTCAGCATTTGCTTTACGATAAGAAAGATGTTGCGGTAACTCTTAACACTGATATTCAACTGGGAAACATTATTCTTGCTGAAAAGGAAAACAACCTGGATGAAATTAGTGTAAAAGCTATTCGTCCGGTGGTAAAAATGGAAAATAGCACGCTATCATACGATGTATCGGCAGTAAGTGAAAAATTTGTTCGCGATAATGCCTACGAAGTTTTGGGAGATGTGCCGGGAATAATGTTAAAAGAGGAAAGTATTCAGCTTGTTGGCGCCGGAACGTTAAATATTGCTATTAATGGAAAACCAACAACAATGAGTATGGACCAGGTGCTAAATATGCTAAAAGCAATGCCCAATACCAACGTTGAAAAAGTTGAAGTGATGTATGCCCCGCCTGCAAAATATAATGTAAAAGGAGCTTTAATCAATATTATTTTAACCAGGGCTAAAAAAAATCAACTGAATGGTTCTGTAAATGTTGGCGTCCGGCAACGTCGTAATTCCAGTGCTTTAGGTGGTGTGAATCTTCAGTATGCAAAAAATAAATGGGACATAAATTTGCTGTATTCGTATGATTATGACCAAATGACCCAAAAAGATTTTTTTGACATTAACCACACCTTTCAGGATACTTTATATTTAATTGAACAGGACATGAAGGTGCCGAATAAAACAAAAGAACACCAGGCGCAGGTAAGTACTGGTTACCAGATTGATTCGGTGCAAACATTATCGTTTAGTTACTCCGGTAATTTTTCGGATGAAAACGGAGGCCCAAATAAAACCTATACAACTTTCTCATCTGTTAAAGGTGTCTCTTCCGAATTAGATACCAGCTTTTCTGAATCAACAGAAACCTTGCATAACCTGAAACTAGATTATAATTTGGAAAACAACTTAAACATTGGCGCAGATTATACCTACTACAATAGTCCTTCCTCAACAGAATATATTAGCATTATTGATGAAGAATCAGTTGAATACAAAACAAATTCAAGCCAAACAGTAAATAGATGGATGCTTTATGCCAATCATTCTTTCAGCTTATGGAATTCTGACTTTACTTATGGAGCTAACTATTCATACAGTGGCAACACAAATCATTATAATTATTACGACATTGTAAATGGCAGTTACCAAAAAGATGCATCACAATCAACAAACAACGATTATAACGAAGCTGCTACATCTGGTTTTGTGTCTCTTGCAAAACAATTTAATCCGCATTGGTCTTTTGATTTTACATTAAAAGGAGAATTTGATCGTATGCAGAAAGAATTGGAGAATACAAAAACTGATGTTTGGAACACTTTTTACTGGTATCCGGTTTTAAATGCATCGTTTATGCCTGGTAATGAATACAAACACATTTTTCAGTTGGCAGTAAAATCTTTTGCAACCTATCCTTCGTATTGGGAAATTAGTCCGGCAACATGGTACACCAATCAATACATGATTGTTAAAGGAAATCCGGAATTAAAACCATCACAAACTTACACATCGAACCTGACATACATTTTTAAACAGAAATATGTGATGATGCTGTCGTACAAATACGTAAATGATCAGATGAGCCAAATTCCATTTGCTTCCAGTGAAAGTTTTAATACGATTACCCGCTTCGAAAATATTGATTTTGATAAGAATTTGACAGTTGCATTTGTGCTTCCCTTTAATATCGGGCAATACATTAATGTAAATCCAACAGCGATGTATTTGCATCAGCACTTAAAAAACAGCAGCCCCCAAGAACAATCCTTCGACAAAACCTCCAATTTGTTTGTTCTTCAATGTAATACAGCCGTTTCGTTATGGGAAAAACACGGGTTAAAGGCAAGCATTTCCGGCCATTATTACGGACGTGGCATCCAGGGAATTTACGACTTTGAACCTTCGTATTTAGTTGATTGCGGCATATCATGTAACATGCTAAAAAACAAAGCAATATTGTCGCTGAAAGCAAACGATATTTTCAACTCAAGTATTCCCAAATTAAATATCAACAACAACAATCAAAAAAGTTATTACGATTTAGATCAGGACACCAGAATGTTTACATTGACCTTTCGGTACAACTTTGGAAAAGCAATTAAAAACAAAAAGATAGATGTGGATAACAGTCGTTTTAAACGAATGTAG
- a CDS encoding DUF2891 domain-containing protein: protein MTSLLSAQSSKLSFDEKKAEYLYHFAYECIDQEYPNKTGHVLGDDSYLQPPRVMHPAFYGCFDWHSSVHGHWTLVKILTEFPDFKYRDEIIKKLKNNITEENILQEVAYFDDEHNTTYERTYGWAWLLKLDEALREWDDPVALELQANLSPLVDLLSDKFGDFLTKLIYPIRIGEHSNIAFGMSFTYDWAKKYDTALAIQIERKAKEYYITDCDCPLSWEPGGFDFLSPCLQEASIMLKVLHEKEFKQWLKKFLPKFEKHPEKYLEIAKVTDRSDGKLAHLDGLNFSRAWCLYEMGYALNSQQLIDFADTHFNYSYEKMDSGEYAGAHWLASFATYALIKSHNK from the coding sequence TACGAATGCATCGATCAAGAATATCCGAATAAAACCGGGCATGTTTTGGGCGACGATAGTTATCTGCAGCCTCCGCGTGTTATGCACCCTGCTTTTTATGGCTGTTTCGACTGGCATTCGTCGGTGCATGGACACTGGACATTGGTAAAAATATTAACTGAATTTCCGGATTTTAAGTACCGCGATGAGATCATTAAAAAGCTAAAAAATAATATTACCGAAGAAAATATTCTGCAGGAAGTTGCCTATTTCGACGATGAACATAACACCACTTACGAACGTACTTATGGCTGGGCCTGGTTGTTAAAACTCGACGAAGCGTTACGCGAATGGGACGATCCGGTAGCATTGGAATTGCAGGCAAACCTGTCGCCGCTGGTCGATCTGTTATCGGATAAATTTGGTGATTTTCTCACCAAACTGATTTACCCCATACGAATTGGCGAACACAGCAACATTGCATTTGGAATGTCGTTTACCTACGATTGGGCAAAAAAATACGATACGGCACTGGCCATTCAAATTGAAAGAAAAGCAAAAGAATATTACATAACCGACTGTGACTGCCCGCTAAGCTGGGAACCGGGCGGTTTCGATTTTCTTTCGCCTTGTTTGCAGGAAGCTTCGATAATGTTAAAAGTATTGCATGAAAAAGAGTTTAAACAGTGGCTCAAAAAGTTTCTTCCAAAATTTGAGAAACATCCCGAGAAATACCTTGAAATCGCAAAAGTTACCGACCGAAGTGATGGTAAACTCGCCCATCTCGATGGATTAAACTTCAGCCGGGCCTGGTGTTTGTACGAAATGGGTTACGCCTTAAATAGCCAGCAACTAATTGATTTTGCCGATACCCATTTTAACTACAGTTACGAAAAAATGGATTCCGGCGAGTATGCAGGTGCACACTGGCTGGCTTCGTTTGCTACCTACGCATTAATAAAAAGTCACAATAAATAA
- the rplT gene encoding 50S ribosomal protein L20: protein MPRSVNHVASRARRKKLLKKTRGYFGSRSNVWTVAKNTWEKGQQFAYRDRKAKKRTFRALWIQRINAAARLEGMSYSQFMGLLKKNDIEINRKVLAELAMNQPEAFKAIVEKVK, encoded by the coding sequence ATGCCAAGAAGTGTAAATCATGTAGCATCACGCGCCCGAAGAAAGAAATTACTGAAAAAAACTAGAGGTTATTTCGGTTCGCGTAGTAACGTTTGGACGGTTGCAAAGAATACCTGGGAAAAAGGTCAACAGTTTGCATACCGCGATAGAAAAGCGAAAAAAAGAACATTCCGTGCATTGTGGATTCAGCGTATTAACGCTGCAGCGCGATTGGAAGGAATGTCGTATTCACAATTCATGGGATTGTTGAAAAAGAACGACATTGAAATTAACAGGAAAGTACTGGCCGAATTGGCTATGAACCAACCTGAGGCGTTCAAAGCAATCGTAGAAAAAGTAAAATAA
- a CDS encoding response regulator transcription factor, with amino-acid sequence MDKIKVLLVEDELTLSMIVKETLEEKGEFVVLTAGNGETGLQKYHNLHPDIIVADVMMPVMDGFEMVQQIRETDTQIPVLFLTARSAVDDVVEGFTIGGNDYLKKPFGMNELIIRIKALMNRAFQKTQIATSNHFQIGSYTFDPVTQSLFFAEEKTILSHRESELLKRLCDNKNHVLHTKTILLELWGDDDYFTTRSLHVFITKLRQKLVKDPAVCILNVRGIGYKLIVG; translated from the coding sequence ATGGATAAAATAAAAGTACTGTTAGTTGAAGATGAGCTTACCTTATCGATGATTGTTAAAGAGACACTCGAAGAAAAGGGCGAATTTGTGGTTTTAACAGCCGGAAACGGAGAAACTGGATTACAAAAATATCATAACCTGCATCCTGATATTATTGTAGCAGATGTAATGATGCCTGTTATGGACGGCTTTGAAATGGTTCAGCAGATTCGGGAAACAGACACTCAAATTCCGGTTCTTTTTTTAACAGCCCGCTCTGCTGTTGATGATGTGGTTGAAGGTTTTACCATTGGAGGTAACGATTACCTGAAAAAACCATTTGGCATGAATGAACTTATTATTCGCATAAAAGCATTAATGAACCGGGCTTTTCAAAAAACACAAATTGCAACATCAAACCATTTTCAAATTGGCAGTTATACTTTTGATCCGGTTACGCAAAGTTTATTTTTTGCAGAAGAAAAGACAATCCTTTCTCATCGCGAGTCTGAATTATTGAAGCGGTTATGCGATAATAAAAACCATGTATTGCATACCAAAACAATTTTGCTGGAGCTTTGGGGCGACGACGATTACTTTACAACGCGTAGCCTGCACGTGTTTATCACAAAACTGCGCCAAAAACTGGTAAAAGATCCTGCCGTTTGCATTTTAAATGTTAGAGGGATTGGCTATAAATTAATTGTTGGGTAA